In Nocardia sp. NBC_01327, the genomic stretch GGGCTACCTCCTCTTGGAGGAACGCTCGGGTGAAGTGGAAGTCGGTGCCGTTGATCTGGGCGAGAACGGGGGTGATGCGGTTTTGGAGGGGAGCCATGTCGATGGGTGCGCCGGGTTTTATGAAGCCTTCCTCGCGGAGAACCTGCTCCATGCCTGCGTAGTCCTCGGTCAGTGCGCAGCGGGCCAATCGGCCTACGGCACGGGGGATTCCGTGGGGAGTCAGGGCGCACGCGCCGAAATCGATGATGCCGAGGCGGTTGTCGGGGCGCAGTTGGAAGTTCCCCGGATGCGGGTCACAGTGCAGCAGACCGACGCGGGAGGGTGAGCAGAGGGCGAACTCGGCGAGCAGGAGCCCGGCGCGATTGCGTTCTGGGCGAGCACCATTGGCGATGATGCGGGACAGCGGCACGCCGTCCATCCATTCGGAGACCAGGACCTTGGGTGCGGCGGCTACCACGCGGGGGATGAAGAATTGCGGGTCGCCGGCGAAGGCCTTGGCGAAGCGGCGCTGGTAGGCGGCTTCGATGCGGTAGTCGAGTTCGTCGTCGGTGCGGGCCAGGAACTCTTCGATGAGCTGGCGCGCATTGGTTCCGGCGAGCAGGGTGTTGAAGGCGCCCGAAACCATCTGCAGCATTTTGAGATCCGCGCGCAGCGATTCCTCCGCCTCCGGATACTGCACCTTCACCGCGACTTCGCGCCCGTCGTGCCAGATCGCCTTGTGCACCTGGCCGATACTGGCCGCGGCAATCGGCTGATCGTCGAAGTGAGTGAAGCGCTTGCGCCAGGCCGTGCCCAGTTGCAGGTCGAGCATGCGGTGAGTGTCGGCCACCGGCATGGGCGGGGCCTCCTGCTGCAATCGGGTGAGCGCCTCGCGGAAGTGGTCGGAAAAGCGCGGGGGCACTGCCGCCTCGGCGACGCTGAGGGCCTGGCCCAGTTTCATGGCTCCGCCCTTGAGCTCACCGAGCACCGCGAAGACCTGATCGGCGGCCGCGTCGAGCATCTCGTCGGTAATGCCGCCGCGTTCCGCACCTGACAGCAGTCCGCGTCCGGTGGCGGCCACGCGCTGCGCCATGAGCGTCGCGGGAATGCTCGCCACCTTGGCCATGCGGGCGATGCCTTTTCTTCTGAGTCCGGCCACGTTGCCGATCCTTTCCTCCGGAGCGCTCCCCCGAGCCCGCCCGACTCCCGTCCCAGACAGTGTAGGCGCGTTTCCGGGGCCGGTCGATCACGTGCCGGTCACCACGGTGTCAGCCCAGCCCGATGACCGCCGATACCGCACGGTGATCAGGGCCGGGGACACGCAGGACCACCGGATCGGTGATCGTCACACCACGCCCGAGAATGTGGTCCAGGCGGGCAAGCGGGAAGGAGGCGGGCCAGGTGAAGCCCGCGCCCGAGTGATTGTCCCGGTAGCCGGGGGCGAAGGCGGACCAGTGCCGGTCGGTGCCTGCGGTATTGAAGTCACCGGCTACCACGACGCGGTCTGCGCCTTCCTTGCTCAGCGCGCGGGAAAGGACGCTCAGGCCGTTGTTGCGGGTTGCGGTGTCGCCCGGGCGAACCGATGGCAGGTGCACGACGTACACGACGAGTTCTCCGTGCGGAGTGGCAATTCGGGTGCGCAGCCCGCGATGCCAATCCACGCCTACGTCGACGGCACTGGTATCCGAGATCGGGTATCGGCTCCACAGCCCGACGGTGCCGAGTTCGTCGTGGTAGCGGTAATCGTCGTCCAGGATGCCGAGCACCGCTTCACGATTGCTGCCGCCGAGCTCCTGCACCGCGATGATGTCAGCATTGATGGCGGCGAGCGCACGAGCGGTTGCTACCGGAGAAGTGTTGGCGGCGAACAGGTTCTGCGATACGACTCGGACCGATTGCGACTCCGGGACGGCCGGCGCACCGGGCGCCCACCACGATCCGAAGAGATAGGCCCAGGCCATCAGTGGAACCAAGGCGGCGACCGCACCTGCCGGGCATCGGCACAGGACGGCGACCACTGCCAACACCGGGATCAGCGCGCCGAGCCACGGCGCTGCGGTATCCATTGCGACGCCGAGGCCGCCGATATCCGGGATCCTGGTGTGCGCGATAAGCAGCAACGTGAGAAGTGCTGCCGCACTCGCGAATACGGCGATCTTGCCGATGCTGACCCTGTTCACGTCGTGCAGCTGATTCACTGGACAGGACACAGTCGTCGCGGCGTCTTGTCGCCCGTCACTTGCGCATCCACACACCCCCCAGGCAGACCACCGGAATCGGCCGCACCGAAATTGGCGGTGACAGTGAGCTCGCCGTCGCCGAAGACACTGCGCTGCACCAGATGATCATCGGTGAGCCACCGGAAGTCCGTCATGGGCAGGGTGCCCGCCGCCTGGTGCAGTGGTGCGAAGAACTGTTGCAGGCGTGCGATTTCGGGACCGCGGGCGGTCAAGGTGGCGCGGTCCAGGGCGAAGTTCAGCGGGGTGTTGTTCAGAATGGCGGTGAGGGCGCGCATGGTCTGCTGCTGCGGGAGTTTGTAGTACGACAGCTCCCACCGGTCCACATTGACCAGCGAATCGTGCAGGACGGTTTCGTACAGCGGCACGCGGTACACCGGATCGAACATCGACCGCACCAGATTCTCGGGCAGGTCGACCGGCTTGAAGAACACCTGCGGCGCCTGCTCCGGGTAGTAGGCGCCCCAGACCTGACGATCGCGCTGAAACTTCCAGAGCTCATCCGAAATCGGGTTCTGCGCACCGTGATCGAACGCGAGCACCGGTGCCGCCCAGGCCCCCGCCGCCTCCGATCCGAGCACCTGCCCGCGCTCGGCGAGCCAGCGCATGCGGTCGAGGCGGTTGGCGCGGTCCTGCTGTTGATTCATCGGGTGCGCGGCGGCGTAGTCGTCGAAGAAGTCGCCGGCGGCATCGACATCGAGGAAGTAGGTGTTCGCGCCATTGGCGGACATCTGCGCGTAGCGATCCCGGTACAGCGCCGGATCCTGTTTCAGCGCTTGCGAACTCACATAGCAGCCGCGGCCGCCGAAACCGTTCTCGGGCTTGCCCTCGGCATCGTGGACGCAGCCCTCCGGCCAGATCCGGCCGGGCCAGCGCGAACCGGGGTTGTCGGCGGTGGCGGGATCCTGGGCGTTGTCCCACGAATCGTAGGGTCCGGCAAGGTATCCGGCGTTCTCGGCGGCGTCGATCGCCGCCTTGGTCATCGGGTGGTCATCGGCGTCATAGCCCAGCCACATCTGACTCAGCCCGAGGTCACGCATCTGCGCGATGGCCTCCGGGCTGCGGCCGTCGCCCCACAGGTACGCGTGGAAAGCGCCCAGCAGCTTGGCAATCCGCGGATTCTGCTTGATCTTGTCCGTCATCGACACGAACCCGCCATGCTTGATCAGCTCATCGCGGTAGTCCTTCGCAGCGGCGACGGGTGACCCATCCGTGAGTGCGAAACTCACCGAGTAGTCGCGAGTGCCCGCGCGCTCGTCGAAGTCGTGTGCGGCGCTGGAGAGCAGTTTGCCCGCAACGGAATTCACGGTCAGGCTGCTGCCGATATCGGTGGGCACGATATAGCCGACTCCGCGAGCGCCGAGGGTGTAGCCCCAGAACGGCATGGTCAGACCGGAGGTCAAGGCGAGGGGCTCGCCGATGAGTCCGGTATCGGGGCCGTTCCAGAACGGGTCCCGCACGGGCAGGGACAGCCCCTCGCCGCGCGGGATCTGCAGCGCGGTCGCGCTCGTATCGCCGCCGGTGACCGGCCAGGTGAGTGTCGAGTCGCGGTCGCTGTGCACCGTGATTCGCAGACGCCCGTCCTCGGTGGTCGCGGTCACCGTCAGCGCACGGTCCGGGTAAGCCCAGTGCGCCTGGGTGCCGTCGATCCGCACCGGGCCGGGCGCGCCCAGCGGGTCGGCTGCCGCCGCGGACAGTTCGACGCTGTGTCCGTCGGCGGTCGCCGTGACCGCCAGCGAAGTGGTGTCGACGTCCGCACTGCCGCCGCCCATGGGGATAACCACACGATTGCCATCAATTTTCGGACGGGCGGCAGATGTGTCCTCACCGCAGGCCGTGATCCCGGTGGCCGTCAGACTCAGCAGCGCGATCACGGCCACGGCTCGAGGCGATCTCCGAAGTCTCATGGTCGCCACCCTCTCGGTCCGAGATGAGAGTCCGATGAGAAGGCGCAGGCAGAGGTATTACGTATAGTCCCAGGCGTGCGGGTACTGGTGGTCGACGACGAAGCGGCGGTGCGGGAGGCGCTGGTGCGCGCCCTCGACAGCGAGGGCTACGAGACCCACTCCGCGGTCGACGGCGCTGCCGCGCTGGAGGCGATTGCCCGGTGGCAGCCGGAGGTTGTGGTGCTGGATGTGCTGATGCCGTTCATGGATGGGCTGACGGCCTGCCGCACCCTGCGCGGGCGCGGTGACCGCACGCCGATTCTCATGCTCACCGCGCGTGATGCGGTGGCCGACCGCATTGCCGGGCTCGATGCGGGCGCCGACGACTATCTCGTCAAGCCGTTCGATCTGGACGAATTGCTGGCTCGGGTGCGGGCGCTGGTGCGGCGCACCTATCCCGAGGACGGCGCGGTGCTGTCGGCGGCGGATCTGATCATGGATACCGCCGCGCATACCGTGCGCCGCGCCGGGCGCGAGATCGAGCTCAGCCGAACCGAATTCGCGCTCCTCGAGGTGCTGCTGCGCAATGCGGGGCAGGCGCTGCCGCGCGAGATGCTCATCGACCGCGTGTGGGGCCACCATTCGTCGAATTCGCTCGAGGTCTACATCCGCTATCTGCGGCGCAAGGTCGAAACCGCCGGGGAACCGCCGCTGATCCATACGGTGCGCGGAGTCGGCTACCGGCTGGGCGCAGTATGAAGCGGCTCGGGCTGCGGGGGCGGATCGCCGTATTCTTCGTGCTGGCAATGGCTTTGGCGCTCGCGGGCATGGGCACCGCCGCATATGTCGTGACCGGGCACGAGTTGAACAGTGCGCTGGATCTGGGGCTGCGCCGGCAGGCCACGCGGATCATTCGGCAGTTTCCGGTCGAACCGCAGGTGGCCGCCATGTCGGGGCCGTGCGAGTACTTGGCGGCACCGAGTTGCGTGCAGGTGGTGGCAGCCGACGGGACCATCGAATCCGAGCATGCACCCGACGCCACATTGCCGATAAACGCCCGAACACGGGATGTCGCAACAGGTTCGGCGGACGGGTACTTCAGCGATATCACCCTGGCCGGTTATCGCATGCGCATGTACACCGCACCGCTGCGGCCGGGAAGCGCCGTGCAGGTGGCACAGCGATCCGAGACGGTCGATACCGGTCTGCGGCGGGTCGGCATCGCACTGCTCGCCGCCGCCGCGGCAGGGATACTGCTGGCGGCGGCCATCGGTACCGTGCTCGCGCGGCGGGCACTGGCGCCGGTGGCGGCATTGACCCGGGCGGCCGAGCGGGTGGCGCGCACCCGGGATCCCAACGAGCACATAGTGATTACCGGCTCCGATGAGCTGGCCCGGCTGGGGACCAGCGTCAACACCATGCTCGACGAACTCGACGCGGCACTCACGGGCGAGCGGAATTCCCTTGCGGCACAGCAGCGTTTGATCGCCGACGCCTCACACGAGCTGCGCACGCCGCTCACCGCGCTGCGCACCAATATCGATCTACTGCGCCGCTCTGCACGCCTGACGCCGAGCCAGCTCGGGGACACCGTCGCCGCGCTGCGGGTGCAGTCGGAAGAGCTGTCGGGGCTGGTCACCGATCTCATCGACCTCGCCCGCGCCGACGATCCTGCCGCGCCACACGAAGTCCTGGAAGATCTGCGGCTGGATGCGCTGGTCGCAGAGCGGGTGCAGACCGCCCGAAGGCATTGGCCCGCAATCATCTTCGACACCGAACTGGAGCCGACCACGGTCCAGGGCGCGGCCGCCCGACTGGCCCGCGCGGTCACCAACCTGCTCGACAATGCCGCCAAATTCAGTCCGCCCGGCGCGACCGTCCACGTGCGATTGAGTCACCGGCAGCTGACAGTTCACGATACGGGCGCAGGCATTGCCGCCGAAGACGTACCGCACGTCTTCGACCGCTTCTACCGCTCCCCCACCGCCCGCACCACTGCGGGCCACGGCCTGGGCCTGGCCATCGTGGCGCAGGTCGCCGAACTGCACAGCGCGGAAATCGGCCTAGTCTCCGAACCCGGCCGAGGATCCGAATTCCGCCTCACCTTTCCCAGCTGATCGCGCGCCGAGGATGCGAAACGTCGTGGCGAGCATCGCCGATCGGACTCGCCGACCTGAGGCATATGGACATTCGAGGCAAGTGGTATCGGCCCAGCGGCGCTCTCGACGATCACGAATTTCGCAGAGCGCTCGGCACTACTCAGGCCTGAGCTGCGCGTCGCAGGCCTCCCACGCCTTCGGCGAGAGGTATTGCCTGGCGCCCGCGAAGAGAGCGTGCAGCGCTGCGCCGTGTTGAGCCGCCAGCGCCTCGTTATGCGCCATGACGTCCAGTTCGTTGGCGGCGGTGATCTCCAGGAAGGCGCTCATGGCGGGCGTCGGCGGGCGAGAATCCGCACCGGTGAAGCGGTCTCGGAACAGCACGGGGGAGGTCGCGAGGCGCGGATAGACGAAGCCGCGGTCACAACTGCCGTAGAAGTAGACGAGGGCTTCGGCCTGATTGCCGATGAGCGCGGCGAGGGTGGCGCGCTCGGGCAGTTCGAGCAGGGACTGCGCGAAGCCGTCGGTGCCGTACGCGGCGTGGCACAGACCCGCGAGCTGGATGTTCTCGTCCGCATCCCAGCCGGCCAGCACATCGGCCACCCGGATCAGGTGCGCCAGCAGCGTACCGCCCGGGTGCGGTATGCGGTCCGCACCGTGGCCGACCAGAAACTGCTCCGCATGACCGCGTCGAAACCCGTTCCGCCCGAAAGCTTTCACGCCTCTCAGTTTGCGCCCTGCACGGGCACGACCGCTACTGGCTGCTGTCCGGCTGATCGAGCAGGCGGCGGTGCAGTTCGGTGGTCATCTGATGGATGGCCCGGGTGAGTTCGGTATTGGTCTTGAGCTCCAGCTCCTGCTCGGTGAAATCGTGATCGGCCTTCATCTGCTGGAATTCGGCCTGCCGGTTCTGGCCGATCATGACGAAGGTCGACAGGAAGATGGCTTCCAGCGAGACGACCAGTGTGAGCGTCGGCCACGGCGACTTCTCGACCAGAATCATCCAGAGGGCGAACCCGACCGCATGGATGTAGACGAACAGCATGGAGCCCGCGAACTTGGTGATCCAGTCCGCAATGCGCAGTTGCAGATTCGCGGCACGCTGTTCACGCAGGTTGATGACGGCGGGATGCTGCATGGGCTGCGACGACTTCGTCACGGACGGTCTCCTGAACGGATCGGCGGGCAGGCTGCTGCCGGAATCGTAGCCGCGTTCGCGGCGACAGGATCGTTCCGCGAGCCGACCCGTGCGTCACCCCG encodes the following:
- a CDS encoding DUF6817 domain-containing protein; translated protein: MKAFGRNGFRRGHAEQFLVGHGADRIPHPGGTLLAHLIRVADVLAGWDADENIQLAGLCHAAYGTDGFAQSLLELPERATLAALIGNQAEALVYFYGSCDRGFVYPRLATSPVLFRDRFTGADSRPPTPAMSAFLEITAANELDVMAHNEALAAQHGAALHALFAGARQYLSPKAWEACDAQLRPE
- a CDS encoding HAMP domain-containing sensor histidine kinase, coding for MKRLGLRGRIAVFFVLAMALALAGMGTAAYVVTGHELNSALDLGLRRQATRIIRQFPVEPQVAAMSGPCEYLAAPSCVQVVAADGTIESEHAPDATLPINARTRDVATGSADGYFSDITLAGYRMRMYTAPLRPGSAVQVAQRSETVDTGLRRVGIALLAAAAAGILLAAAIGTVLARRALAPVAALTRAAERVARTRDPNEHIVITGSDELARLGTSVNTMLDELDAALTGERNSLAAQQRLIADASHELRTPLTALRTNIDLLRRSARLTPSQLGDTVAALRVQSEELSGLVTDLIDLARADDPAAPHEVLEDLRLDALVAERVQTARRHWPAIIFDTELEPTTVQGAAARLARAVTNLLDNAAKFSPPGATVHVRLSHRQLTVHDTGAGIAAEDVPHVFDRFYRSPTARTTAGHGLGLAIVAQVAELHSAEIGLVSEPGRGSEFRLTFPS
- a CDS encoding response regulator transcription factor is translated as MRVLVVDDEAAVREALVRALDSEGYETHSAVDGAAALEAIARWQPEVVVLDVLMPFMDGLTACRTLRGRGDRTPILMLTARDAVADRIAGLDAGADDYLVKPFDLDELLARVRALVRRTYPEDGAVLSAADLIMDTAAHTVRRAGREIELSRTEFALLEVLLRNAGQALPREMLIDRVWGHHSSNSLEVYIRYLRRKVETAGEPPLIHTVRGVGYRLGAV
- a CDS encoding DUF1003 domain-containing protein, with the protein product MTKSSQPMQHPAVINLREQRAANLQLRIADWITKFAGSMLFVYIHAVGFALWMILVEKSPWPTLTLVVSLEAIFLSTFVMIGQNRQAEFQQMKADHDFTEQELELKTNTELTRAIHQMTTELHRRLLDQPDSSQ
- a CDS encoding glycoside hydrolase, with amino-acid sequence MAVIALLSLTATGITACGEDTSAARPKIDGNRVVIPMGGGSADVDTTSLAVTATADGHSVELSAAAADPLGAPGPVRIDGTQAHWAYPDRALTVTATTEDGRLRITVHSDRDSTLTWPVTGGDTSATALQIPRGEGLSLPVRDPFWNGPDTGLIGEPLALTSGLTMPFWGYTLGARGVGYIVPTDIGSSLTVNSVAGKLLSSAAHDFDERAGTRDYSVSFALTDGSPVAAAKDYRDELIKHGGFVSMTDKIKQNPRIAKLLGAFHAYLWGDGRSPEAIAQMRDLGLSQMWLGYDADDHPMTKAAIDAAENAGYLAGPYDSWDNAQDPATADNPGSRWPGRIWPEGCVHDAEGKPENGFGGRGCYVSSQALKQDPALYRDRYAQMSANGANTYFLDVDAAGDFFDDYAAAHPMNQQQDRANRLDRMRWLAERGQVLGSEAAGAWAAPVLAFDHGAQNPISDELWKFQRDRQVWGAYYPEQAPQVFFKPVDLPENLVRSMFDPVYRVPLYETVLHDSLVNVDRWELSYYKLPQQQTMRALTAILNNTPLNFALDRATLTARGPEIARLQQFFAPLHQAAGTLPMTDFRWLTDDHLVQRSVFGDGELTVTANFGAADSGGLPGGCVDAQVTGDKTPRRLCPVQ
- a CDS encoding ABC1 kinase family protein; this translates as MAGLRRKGIARMAKVASIPATLMAQRVAATGRGLLSGAERGGITDEMLDAAADQVFAVLGELKGGAMKLGQALSVAEAAVPPRFSDHFREALTRLQQEAPPMPVADTHRMLDLQLGTAWRKRFTHFDDQPIAAASIGQVHKAIWHDGREVAVKVQYPEAEESLRADLKMLQMVSGAFNTLLAGTNARQLIEEFLARTDDELDYRIEAAYQRRFAKAFAGDPQFFIPRVVAAAPKVLVSEWMDGVPLSRIIANGARPERNRAGLLLAEFALCSPSRVGLLHCDPHPGNFQLRPDNRLGIIDFGACALTPHGIPRAVGRLARCALTEDYAGMEQVLREEGFIKPGAPIDMAPLQNRITPVLAQINGTDFHFTRAFLQEEVARSLEPENISLTNARAMRAPADRPEYAMLGRVLGGVVGICAQLDAEGPFIALAEKWIPGLGDSESAAS
- a CDS encoding endonuclease/exonuclease/phosphatase family protein — translated: MNRVSIGKIAVFASAAALLTLLLIAHTRIPDIGGLGVAMDTAAPWLGALIPVLAVVAVLCRCPAGAVAALVPLMAWAYLFGSWWAPGAPAVPESQSVRVVSQNLFAANTSPVATARALAAINADIIAVQELGGSNREAVLGILDDDYRYHDELGTVGLWSRYPISDTSAVDVGVDWHRGLRTRIATPHGELVVYVVHLPSVRPGDTATRNNGLSVLSRALSKEGADRVVVAGDFNTAGTDRHWSAFAPGYRDNHSGAGFTWPASFPLARLDHILGRGVTITDPVVLRVPGPDHRAVSAVIGLG